Below is a genomic region from Xiphophorus hellerii strain 12219 chromosome 1, Xiphophorus_hellerii-4.1, whole genome shotgun sequence.
ttccagttccagtgttaaatgttcattagaatttaaagtttattgatctttgaggaTGTGTTCTTGCACTATTATgctattaccattatattacttgaaaattgtctcaaaacaacaatgttattgtttatcgGAACAACTTCTGGGAAAATTTATCGCCCAGCAAAATTTGCCATGGTGACAGGCCTAACTCCAGCAGCAACAGTTAAAATGTTTACCTTCATTACTTGTTAATTAGGAATTTTCTAGAATCAACCAGTTGGAACAATACAAACCAAACAGAGCGTCAAAAAATTCACCTCATGACATgattaacaaagaaaaactacacCTGCTGTCATAGAGGACTGTCAGCTTCTTGTTCAGTCTGTGGTACCGGTACAGACCTGGATTTGGACTCCAACAAACAACTGAAACTCTGTGAACATCtttgcagcagctgtgtgaACTGAACACCCATATCCTCGTTTACATGGAGGTAAACCAGCGGGTTGAGAGCACTGTTCAGGCTCACGAGACCTCGACTTGTCTGACGGGCAATAAAGACTCCAGAGTCCCACTTAGGGCATTGATTCTCATTACTCAGGGTTCTGGAATACAGGCTGAGGTTCTTGAAAATATGGTAGGGCGCATAACAAAGCGAGAACAGAAGAATCAGTAGAGCCATCAGTTTTAAGATTTGTCGTTTCTGGTCTTTTTTCATCATATTTGAACGGCAGATAACAACAGTCACATGTCCATAGCAACCTACAATGGTGACAAAGGGGATGCAGAATCCAAAGAAGGTCCAGGTGAGGCTGTAATCCAGGTAACTCTCAATATGTTCATTAGAGGTGGTGTCAAAGCATTTTGATATGTTTGGATATGTTTTTTGGTAGAACATGTCTGGAAGACTTTGAACACTCACCAGAATCCAAACCACAGCTGAGATGACCACAGAGTGAGTCGTAGTTAATCTCCCCATCATTCTCATTGGATGGACAACAGCCAGGTACCGGTACACACTTATACAGGTGAGGAACCCGATGCTGCCGTATAAATTCAAGTTGAAAGAGAATCTTGTTGCCTTGCAGAATCCTTCTCCAAAGATCCATTTGCTTCCTTCAAGGTAGTACACGACGAGAAAGGGGAGTGTCAGCAGATATAAAATGTCTGCTAGTCCAAGGTTAAGAACAAGAATGTTTATACGCCGAAGTTTCTTCCAGTTATGCAGCAAAGACTTCATTCCCCATACATTCAGGACCAGTCCAACAGCAAATACCAAGATGTAAAGAGTAGGCAGGACTGTATGTTCGAAAACTTTCTTATCCGGTCGAGGACAGtgagttttattcattttgtttccagaaACAAGTTAGTTCAGTCCTTCTCCTGTGTCTTTGCTCACAAAATGAAAGCAGAGTGAATGAAAACAATCATAAACAACTTACTCCTTGAACTCTAGTTCAGTTAGGTAATATGTTGTGTGGAGCCGGTCGAAAGgtttcaaaagtcaaagaaTTGTAGATATCTACCTTTTTATAGCATAAGCttgtcatgttggattttagTTTCCTTGCCTACATGCAGGTGCGCACAGAAGAACAGACTTTACTGTTAAGAGGGTTGTCTTTAATCAGTTTTACGATTGTTCAGGAATCGAGAAGAGCGGACGTCAGAAGGGGAACCGACTGATCCAGAATAAACGATCTGGGAATCCAGGAGCGCTCCTCCGGGCCGTACCCTTTCCAATCTACCAGATACTGAAACCCCCGACCTCGCCGACGGACATCCAGAATCTTATTTACCGTATAGGCCGGAGCTCTATCGATGAGGCGGGCAGGGGGAGGGGAGGCAACAGGAGGACACCACGGGCTAGTCCTCACCAGTTTCAACAAGGAGACATGAAACACGGGGTGCACCTTGAGAGAGGGCGGGAGTTTGAACCTGACCGCAGAAGGGTTTATCACCTCCTGAATCTCAAAAGGGCCCAGAAATCTAGGGGACAGCTTCCGTGGTGCAGCTTTTAGGGGAATATCCTTAGCAGATAGCCAAACTCTCTGACCAGGACTATAGAGAGGGGTCGGCTTCGTCCTCCTATCAGCAAAGCAGCGGTTCTGGGCAGCGGTGCGATGCAAGGCTGCCGCGGCATCCTTCCAGATGTGCTGACACTTGCGGATGTGGCTGTGAACCGACGCAACGGCATTCCTCGGTTCGTCAGAGGGCAGGAGAGGGGGTTGATACCCCAGAGAACACTGAAAAGGGGAGTGACCAGACGCAGAGGAAATGTGACAATTGTGTGCATACTCTACCCAGGGCAGATGGACGGACCAGGCGGAGGGGTTGGAGGAGCACAGGCAGCGGAGTGTAAACTCCACTTCCTGATTCAGGCGCTCGGTCTGCCCGTTGGTTTGAGGATGATACCCCGAGGACATCGATACTTTGGCCCCCAGCGCGCCACAAAACTCCTTCCACACTCTGGACACGAACTGGGGCCCCCTGTCGGACAGGATCTCTGTGGGGATTCCATGAAgcctgaaaacatgtttaatgagCAACATGGCGGTCTCCAAGGCCGACGGCAGTTTCTTAAGGGGAACCAGGTGACAGGCCTTGGAGAACCGATCGACAATAGTGAGAATTACACTAAAACTCTTTGAGGACGGGAGGCCAGTGACAAAATCGAGTGCAACATGGGACCAGGGACGTGCCGGGATGGGTAAGAGTTGCAGGAGACCACAGGGCGGCTGGTGTAGGGACTTGTTTCTCGCACAGGTGGAGCAGCCTGAAACATACTCCTTCACATCCTTGTGAAAGGACGGCC
It encodes:
- the LOC116717624 gene encoding P2Y purinoceptor 1-like; the protein is MNKTHCPRPDKKVFEHTVLPTLYILVFAVGLVLNVWGMKSLLHNWKKLRRINILVLNLGLADILYLLTLPFLVVYYLEGSKWIFGEGFCKATRFSFNLNLYGSIGFLTCISVYRYLAVVHPMRMMGRLTTTHSVVISAVVWILVSVQSLPDMFYQKTYPNISKCFDTTSNEHIESYLDYSLTWTFFGFCIPFVTIVGCYGHVTVVICRSNMMKKDQKRQILKLMALLILLFSLCYAPYHIFKNLSLYSRTLSNENQCPKWDSGVFIARQTSRGLVSLNSALNPLVYLHVNEDMGVQFTQLLQRCSQSFSCLLESKSRSVPVPQTEQEADSPL